The Sulfolobus islandicus Y.N.15.51 sequence TAAAATGAAGAAATTAATTATGAACTACAATATTAATGAGGTAGATGTGCTTAATGAGTTATCAAAATACATTAGAAGAAAGTTAAATGTGGAAATTCAAGTAGAGGCTTATAATGAGGAAGTCAAAAAGGCATATAATAAAGAAGCCATGCCCCTAAGACCAGCTATAATAATTGAGTAAGGATAACTTTTCGATCTTTAACTTCTATTATACCTAACTCTTTAAGAAGTGCTAGCTCAACTCTAACATTATCTCTACTTATTTCATATTTTTTTGAAATTATATTTATTAAATCTTTAATTTCAATTTCTCCTTCATATTCCTTTAAAAAATTAATAATATCCTCATGTATGGGTCTTAATTTCCTTTCAATTATCTCTCCATTAATTACGCTAAATATAAACAAATCTCCGGCATTATTTTGAGCCTTATATAAATTTGTAGAAACTTTATCTATCTTTAAAATGTCGTCAAAATACCTATTTATTTTTACAAAACTCGTTACCAGATTATATCGCATTGGTAAGTCAGGGGGTCCCTCAGCCTCGAAAACGATTACGTATGAACTCTCATCACATCTCTGATCTATTTCTCTCCCAGACAATTTTAAGAATTTTTCGTAATTAATAATACATATGCTAACTCTATCCCTATATAATCTCTGTGCAATATCGTAAATTAAAGCGATTTTTACATTCATGTGATATGACTGCAAAAGTACCTTTCCCGTTCTCAGAGATATCAAATAGTCTATCAAATTCACGATGAGACTTTCATTAAAGCTTATTTATTTATTTTACTTTGCTTATCTAGGGTTTTATATTGCACCAACCAAGTTAGTTAGAAATAAGATAAAATCTTGGCTATTAAATGCAAGTGAGTATGATTTTACAGACATAAAAGAAGGAATAAGATTACATCTTAATGAATCTCCATTTGAACCTCCACAATTTATTGTAGATGCAGTAAAGATGTACTTAAGTAAGGGAAATAGATATCAGCATCCAGAGCTCTTAGAGAGATATAGGGAATTAGCTGCTGAATATTCAAGGGTGGAACCAGAAAACATTTATCCCTCTGTGGGTGCAGATGGGTCAATTAGAGCAATATTTTACAATCTTATAGAACCTGGTGATACAATAGTAACAAATTATCCGTCTTACAGTATGTATTCAGTCTACTCATCAGTAAGAGGAACTAAGGTGATTAAGGTAAATCTTAAAGAAGATAATGAATGGTGGAGAGAAAACATTGATGATCTGTTAGCTCAAGCAGAAAAAGCTGAGTTAGTAATAATTGATGATCCTAATAATCCCACGGGTTCTCCAATGCTTAATGGGAAAAGAGAACTAATAGGCCAATTAGCGGAGAAGGCGAAAGGT is a genomic window containing:
- the hisC gene encoding histidinol-phosphate transaminase, whose product is MRLSLKLIYLFYFAYLGFYIAPTKLVRNKIKSWLLNASEYDFTDIKEGIRLHLNESPFEPPQFIVDAVKMYLSKGNRYQHPELLERYRELAAEYSRVEPENIYPSVGADGSIRAIFYNLIEPGDTIVTNYPSYSMYSVYSSVRGTKVIKVNLKEDNEWWRENIDDLLAQAEKAELVIIDDPNNPTGSPMLNGKRELIGQLAEKAKGFVVIDEAYYEFGGYTVSPYIYDYPNVLVVRTLSKAFSLASYRLGYTIANEEIVKTLLKSSTPFDIPLPSLIAGITALENSSYIKDVIDTVSRNREILYQGLKNLNLKVYKSITNFLLIKDNRNLQEMLMRHGIAIRKLYDNFYRITVGTEEQCRMVIDKLGEELENSNSK